A part of Drosophila bipectinata strain 14024-0381.07 chromosome 3L, DbipHiC1v2, whole genome shotgun sequence genomic DNA contains:
- the nan gene encoding transient receptor potential cation channel subfamily V member 5 isoform X2 encodes MGNTESNVTSGVKKQAGVSTQALYKFVNLKGGGLLVDMMKRACQTKQFAEIDHAIKTKVEPFLYNKGAGRYFPISKLVLLRNRDRPRTRQLPEIRALENPDDDFNIHDYCPEVSEAEYISNPTAYRFVCWDLNMRGAVGETILHLCLLNASSLHADLAKRLLKFYPKLILDIYMSDEYYGESVLHIAIVNEDPAMVKYLLDANADVQERCCGAFMSAEDTKFSRTDVPEHEYVALCPMTNYDGYVYWGEYPLSFAACLSQEECFRLVLARGADPDFQDTNGNTVLHMLVIYEKIEMFDVAYEVGSNIHVKNIQNLTPLTLAAKLGRVEMFFHVMSIEREIYWQLGSITCAAYPLLMIDTINEETGNINKDSVLNFVVFGDKLEHLELLDGVVIDLLKTKWDTFCKSRFYKQFYMFAFYFLISLFSFILRPGPDAKDEDDEEGNSTTVKNDLYRQNSSDSLHHHTKRGSQTTEYKTFWLNFTEYYDPNEVEVLPAWWESYAQCPLMNLESDLAKLRIMAELINFVGAILYLLVALREARFLGYKMFIENLMTAPSRVMFLFSCALMMTIPWLRVSCLTEIDDHVTVCIMLTTAPYFLFFCRGFKTVGPFVVMIYRMVMGDLLRFVSIYLVFVMGFSQAFYIIFLTFDNPSTPEDQDAESNPMPSPMESIVAMFLMSLTNFGDYYGAMVSTQHEYEAKILFFLFMVIVSVLLVNMLIAMMGNTYQKIAEIRNEWQRQWARIVLVVERSVPPAERLKNFMHYSQSMSDGRRALVLRLNMSVEKEEMKEVQEMKRIHQRFSKKRQMEREIRARRRQQEYEKFFGTAPKSESSENNNF; translated from the exons ATGGGGAATACGGAGAGTAATGTCACCAGTGGAGTGAAAAAACAGGCTGGAGTCTCCACCCAGGCCCTCTACAAATTCGTGAATCTCAAGGGCGGTGGTCTGCTGGTGGACATGATGAAGAGGGCCTGTCAGACCAAACAGTTTGCGGAGATCGATCACGCCATCAAGACCAAAGTGGAGCCCTTTCTCTACAACAAGGGCGCTGGTCGGTATTTTCCCATCTCCAAGCTTGTCCTTCTGCGGAATCGCGACCGTCCCAGGACACGCCAGCTACCCGAAATTCGGGCCTTGGAAAATCCCGATGACGACTTCAATATCCACGACTACTGTCCGGAGGTCTCAGAGGCGGAGTAcatctccaatcccacagCCTATCGTTTTGTCTGCTGGGATCTGAAT ATGCGTGGTGCTGTGGGGGAAACTATTCTACACTTGTGTCTGTTGAACGCTTCGTCCTTGCACGCCGATCTGGCCAAGAGGCTGCTTAAGTTTTACCCAAAACTGATCCTGGATATATACATGAGTGACGAGTACTACGGGGAAAGTGTCCTTCACATAGCAATTGTTAACGAAGACCCTGCCATGGTCAAGTATCTGCTAGATGCCAATGCTGATGTCCAAGAGAG ATGTTGTGGCGCCTTCATGTCGGCGGAGGACACCAAGTTCTCGCGTACAGATGTCCCAGAACACGAGTACGTGGCCCTCTGTCCAATGACCAACTACGATGGCTATGTCTATTGGGGGGAATATCCATTGAGCTTTGCTGCCTGTCTGTCGCAGGAGGAGTGCTTCCGTTTGGTCCTCGCCCGCGGAGCAGATCCCGATTTCCAGGACACCAACGGCAACACGGTGCTCCACATGCTGGTCATCTACGAAAAGATAGAAATGTTCGATGTGGCCTATGAAGTGGGTTCCAATATCCATGTCAAGAATATCCAAAATCTCACACCTCTGACCCTGGCCGCCAAGCTGGGCCGGGTGGAGATGTTCTTCCACGTGATGAGCATCGAGAGGGAAATCTATTGGCAATTGGGGAGCATCACCTGTGCCGCATATCCTTTGCTGATGATCGACACCATAAACGAGGAGACGGGTAACATTAACAAGGACTCGGTGCTTAATTTTGTGGTTTTCGGAGATAAGCTGGAGCATTTGGAACTGCTGGATGGTGTGGTCATTGATCTCCTAAAGACCAAATGGGATACATTCTGCAAATCGCGATTCTACAAGCAGTTCTATATGTTTGCCTTCTACTTTCTGATCTCGCTGTTTAGTTTCATCCTGCGTCCTGGTCCGGATGCCAAGGACGAGGATGATGAGGAGGGCAACAGTACTACGGTTAAGAATGATTTGTATAGACAGAATAGCTCGGATTCCCTACATCATCACACCAAGAGGGGTTCACAAACTACCGAATACA agaCCTTTTGGCTCAACTTTACGGAGTATTATGATCCCAACGAGGTGGAGGTTCTACCAGCCTGGTGGGAGAGCTATGCCCAGTGTCCTTTGATGAATCTGGAATCCGATTTGGCGAAACTACGTATAATGGCTGAACTAATCAACTTTGTGGGAGCCATACTATATCTTCTAGTGGCCTTGAGAGAGGCTCGTTTTTTGGGCTATAAAATGTTTATAGAGAATTTG ATGACAGCTCCTTCGCGTGTCATGTTCTTGTTCTCCTGCGCCCTGATGATGACCATTCCCTGGCTGAGGGTTTCTTGTCTCACCGAAATCGACGATCATGTCACCGTTTGTATAATGCTAACCACTGCTccctattttctatttttttgtcg TGGCTTTAAAACTGTAGGTCCTTTTGTAGTGATGATATACCGCATGGTCATGGGAGATCTGCTCCGATTCGTCTCCATTTATTTGGTGTTTGTAATGGGCTTCTCTCAGGccttttatataatatttctaACCTTTGACAACCCATCGACCCCCGAGGATCAGGATGCAGAGTCCAATCCAATGCCCTCGCCCATGGAATCGATTGTGGCCATGTTTCTGATGTCTCTTACCAATTTCGGGGACTATTATGGCGCCATGGTGTCCACCCAGCACGAGTACGAGGCAAAGATCCTGTTTTTCCTGTTCATGGTGATTGTGAGTGTCCTGCTGGTGAACATGTTGATTGCCATGATGGGTAACACTTACCAGAAGATTGCCGAAATTCGCAACGAATGGCAGCGCCAATGGGCCCGCATCGTCCTGGTGGTGGAGAGGAGTGTCCCACCCGCCGAACGCCTCAAGAACTTTATGCACTACAGCCAGTCCATGTCCGATGGGAGGAGAGCTCTGGTCCTGCGACTAAATATGAGTGTGG AAAAGGAGGAAATGAAGGAAGTCCAGGAAATGAAACGCATCCATCAGAGGTTCTCCAAAAAGAGGCAAATGGAAAGGGAGATCCGGGCCCGTCGCCGTCAACAGGAATACGAAAAGTTCTTTGGGACAGCCCCGAAATCGGAGAGTTCcgaaaacaacaacttttaa
- the nan gene encoding transient receptor potential cation channel subfamily V member 5 isoform X1 produces MGNTESNVTSGVKKQAGVSTQALYKFVNLKGGGLLVDMMKRACQTKQFAEIDHAIKTKVEPFLYNKGAGRYFPISKLVLLRNRDRPRTRQLPEIRALENPDDDFNIHDYCPEVSEAEYISNPTAYRFVCWDLNMRGAVGETILHLCLLNASSLHADLAKRLLKFYPKLILDIYMSDEYYGESVLHIAIVNEDPAMVKYLLDANADVQERCCGAFMSAEDTKFSRTDVPEHEYVALCPMTNYDGYVYWGEYPLSFAACLSQEECFRLVLARGADPDFQDTNGNTVLHMLVIYEKIEMFDVAYEVGSNIHVKNIQNLTPLTLAAKLGRVEMFFHVMSIEREIYWQLGSITCAAYPLLMIDTINEETGNINKDSVLNFVVFGDKLEHLELLDGVVIDLLKTKWDTFCKSRFYKQFYMFAFYFLISLFSFILRPGPDAKDEDDEEGNSTTVKNDLYRQNSSDSLHHHTKRGSQTTEYKTFWLNFTEYYDPNEVEVLPAWWESYAQCPLMNLESDLAKLRIMAELINFVGAILYLLVALREARFLGYKMFIENLMTAPSRVMFLFSCALMMTIPWLRVSCLTEIDDHVTVCIMLTTAPYFLFFCRGFKTVGPFVVMIYRMVMGDLLRFVSIYLVFVMGFSQAFYIIFLTFDNPSTPEDQDAESNPMPSPMESIVAMFLMSLTNFGDYYGAMVSTQHEYEAKILFFLFMVIVSVLLVNMLIAMMGNTYQKIAEIRNEWQRQWARIVLVVERSVPPAERLKNFMHYSQSMSDGRRALVLRLNMSDEEKEEMKEVQEMKRIHQRFSKKRQMEREIRARRRQQEYEKFFGTAPKSESSENNNF; encoded by the exons ATGGGGAATACGGAGAGTAATGTCACCAGTGGAGTGAAAAAACAGGCTGGAGTCTCCACCCAGGCCCTCTACAAATTCGTGAATCTCAAGGGCGGTGGTCTGCTGGTGGACATGATGAAGAGGGCCTGTCAGACCAAACAGTTTGCGGAGATCGATCACGCCATCAAGACCAAAGTGGAGCCCTTTCTCTACAACAAGGGCGCTGGTCGGTATTTTCCCATCTCCAAGCTTGTCCTTCTGCGGAATCGCGACCGTCCCAGGACACGCCAGCTACCCGAAATTCGGGCCTTGGAAAATCCCGATGACGACTTCAATATCCACGACTACTGTCCGGAGGTCTCAGAGGCGGAGTAcatctccaatcccacagCCTATCGTTTTGTCTGCTGGGATCTGAAT ATGCGTGGTGCTGTGGGGGAAACTATTCTACACTTGTGTCTGTTGAACGCTTCGTCCTTGCACGCCGATCTGGCCAAGAGGCTGCTTAAGTTTTACCCAAAACTGATCCTGGATATATACATGAGTGACGAGTACTACGGGGAAAGTGTCCTTCACATAGCAATTGTTAACGAAGACCCTGCCATGGTCAAGTATCTGCTAGATGCCAATGCTGATGTCCAAGAGAG ATGTTGTGGCGCCTTCATGTCGGCGGAGGACACCAAGTTCTCGCGTACAGATGTCCCAGAACACGAGTACGTGGCCCTCTGTCCAATGACCAACTACGATGGCTATGTCTATTGGGGGGAATATCCATTGAGCTTTGCTGCCTGTCTGTCGCAGGAGGAGTGCTTCCGTTTGGTCCTCGCCCGCGGAGCAGATCCCGATTTCCAGGACACCAACGGCAACACGGTGCTCCACATGCTGGTCATCTACGAAAAGATAGAAATGTTCGATGTGGCCTATGAAGTGGGTTCCAATATCCATGTCAAGAATATCCAAAATCTCACACCTCTGACCCTGGCCGCCAAGCTGGGCCGGGTGGAGATGTTCTTCCACGTGATGAGCATCGAGAGGGAAATCTATTGGCAATTGGGGAGCATCACCTGTGCCGCATATCCTTTGCTGATGATCGACACCATAAACGAGGAGACGGGTAACATTAACAAGGACTCGGTGCTTAATTTTGTGGTTTTCGGAGATAAGCTGGAGCATTTGGAACTGCTGGATGGTGTGGTCATTGATCTCCTAAAGACCAAATGGGATACATTCTGCAAATCGCGATTCTACAAGCAGTTCTATATGTTTGCCTTCTACTTTCTGATCTCGCTGTTTAGTTTCATCCTGCGTCCTGGTCCGGATGCCAAGGACGAGGATGATGAGGAGGGCAACAGTACTACGGTTAAGAATGATTTGTATAGACAGAATAGCTCGGATTCCCTACATCATCACACCAAGAGGGGTTCACAAACTACCGAATACA agaCCTTTTGGCTCAACTTTACGGAGTATTATGATCCCAACGAGGTGGAGGTTCTACCAGCCTGGTGGGAGAGCTATGCCCAGTGTCCTTTGATGAATCTGGAATCCGATTTGGCGAAACTACGTATAATGGCTGAACTAATCAACTTTGTGGGAGCCATACTATATCTTCTAGTGGCCTTGAGAGAGGCTCGTTTTTTGGGCTATAAAATGTTTATAGAGAATTTG ATGACAGCTCCTTCGCGTGTCATGTTCTTGTTCTCCTGCGCCCTGATGATGACCATTCCCTGGCTGAGGGTTTCTTGTCTCACCGAAATCGACGATCATGTCACCGTTTGTATAATGCTAACCACTGCTccctattttctatttttttgtcg TGGCTTTAAAACTGTAGGTCCTTTTGTAGTGATGATATACCGCATGGTCATGGGAGATCTGCTCCGATTCGTCTCCATTTATTTGGTGTTTGTAATGGGCTTCTCTCAGGccttttatataatatttctaACCTTTGACAACCCATCGACCCCCGAGGATCAGGATGCAGAGTCCAATCCAATGCCCTCGCCCATGGAATCGATTGTGGCCATGTTTCTGATGTCTCTTACCAATTTCGGGGACTATTATGGCGCCATGGTGTCCACCCAGCACGAGTACGAGGCAAAGATCCTGTTTTTCCTGTTCATGGTGATTGTGAGTGTCCTGCTGGTGAACATGTTGATTGCCATGATGGGTAACACTTACCAGAAGATTGCCGAAATTCGCAACGAATGGCAGCGCCAATGGGCCCGCATCGTCCTGGTGGTGGAGAGGAGTGTCCCACCCGCCGAACGCCTCAAGAACTTTATGCACTACAGCCAGTCCATGTCCGATGGGAGGAGAGCTCTGGTCCTGCGACTAAATATGAGT GACGAAGAAAAGGAGGAAATGAAGGAAGTCCAGGAAATGAAACGCATCCATCAGAGGTTCTCCAAAAAGAGGCAAATGGAAAGGGAGATCCGGGCCCGTCGCCGTCAACAGGAATACGAAAAGTTCTTTGGGACAGCCCCGAAATCGGAGAGTTCcgaaaacaacaacttttaa